A region from the Mya arenaria isolate MELC-2E11 chromosome 2, ASM2691426v1 genome encodes:
- the LOC128221284 gene encoding uncharacterized protein LOC128221284 isoform X1, translated as MLKVESTQASWSKASTKLLIAEMVQYKEKLNAGAMKKKTVMNMICQKLHQNNYLFTEDQVTGRWKTLVRAYKAVKDGQNKSGSGRKTYQYEQELDEYFQGDPIVKPLAIATSGSSSTDKRAMEEESDEIETVESQPKRKRNSASENHGFLDLPVTIIEKIFSFIPQKDWWKTLRFVCKSFEEVDFIILSVLLLRKVISLHSLLLSLRSCKSLKSFLNVVV; from the exons ATGTTAAAAG TTGAAAGCACACAAGCGAGTTGGTCTAAAGCATCAACAAAATTACTCATCGCAGAAATGGTCCAATACAAAGAAAAATTAAATGCTGGTgctatgaaaaagaaaactgtcaTGAACATGATCTGTCAAAAACTTCATCAGAATAACTACCTGTTCACAGAAGACCAAGTCACTGGAAGATGGAAAACTCTTGTCCGAGCCTACAAAGCAGTTAAGGATGGACAAAACAAAAGTGGGTCGGGCAGAAAAACGTACCAGTACGAGCAAGAACTGGATGAATATTTCCAAGGTGATCCAATTGTGAAACCACTTGCCATTGCCACTAGTGGTTCATCCAGTACAGATAAGAGAGCAATGGAAGAAGAGTCAGATGAAATTGAAACAGTGGAATCACAGCCTAAACGTAAAAGGAATTCAGCATCAG AGAATCATGGATTTCTCGACTTGCCAGTTACAATTATTGAGAAAATATTTAGCTTTATACCACAAAAGGATTGGTGGAAAACTCTAAGATTTGTTTGTAAATCTTTTGAAGAAGTTGATTTCATAATATTATCTGTGTTACTGTTAAGGAAGGTGATTTCCCTTCACAGTCTTTTACTGAGCTTAAGAAGTTGCAAGAGCTTAaagtcatttttgaatgttgtaGTTTGA
- the LOC128221284 gene encoding uncharacterized protein LOC128221284 isoform X2 — MLKVESTQASWSKASTKLLIAEMVQYKEKLNAGAMKKKTVMNMICQKLHQNNYLFTEDQVTGRWKTLVRAYKAVKDGQNKSGSGRKTYQYEQELDEYFQGDPIVKPLAIATSGSSSTDKRAMEEESDEIETVESQPKRKRNSASGELVSVLKTCMASQDEKQKKEMERREKMYEQNLDV; from the exons ATGTTAAAAG TTGAAAGCACACAAGCGAGTTGGTCTAAAGCATCAACAAAATTACTCATCGCAGAAATGGTCCAATACAAAGAAAAATTAAATGCTGGTgctatgaaaaagaaaactgtcaTGAACATGATCTGTCAAAAACTTCATCAGAATAACTACCTGTTCACAGAAGACCAAGTCACTGGAAGATGGAAAACTCTTGTCCGAGCCTACAAAGCAGTTAAGGATGGACAAAACAAAAGTGGGTCGGGCAGAAAAACGTACCAGTACGAGCAAGAACTGGATGAATATTTCCAAGGTGATCCAATTGTGAAACCACTTGCCATTGCCACTAGTGGTTCATCCAGTACAGATAAGAGAGCAATGGAAGAAGAGTCAGATGAAATTGAAACAGTGGAATCACAGCCTAAACGTAAAAGGAATTCAGCATCAGGTGAACTAGTTTCTGTTCTGAAAACATGCATGGCAAGCCAGgatgaaaaacagaagaaagaAATGGAAAGACGTGAAAAGATGTACGAACAAAACCTTGATGTCTAA